The following proteins are co-located in the Dromiciops gliroides isolate mDroGli1 chromosome 2, mDroGli1.pri, whole genome shotgun sequence genome:
- the LOC122738497 gene encoding ribonuclease pancreatic-like: protein MILPLLGIHLLLLLLFHHGLAGNPLSVTKELLAEQLEQHVNRGPRSANWAYKKRRFLEKFVDELEISLPPDVYCNIFIRSRKIMVSSSPCKKEHYFVHTSWDNLQQLCKNKKIPCKNSKNSCYQSTKYMDVTVCQLLEGELFPYCEYTSVKKRKKVVISCKKLRDATSLFPDSVEAVVD from the coding sequence ATGATCCTACCACTTCTGGGAATCCATctcctgctgctgctattgttccACCATGGGCTAGCAGGAAATCCCCTCTCGGTGACCAAGGAGCTCCTAGCAGAGCAGCTGGAACAGCATGTCAACAGAGGGCCAAGGTCTGCCAATTGGGCCTATAAGAAAAGGAGGTTCTTAGAGAAGTTTGTTGATGAACTAGAGATCTCTCTGCCTCCAGATGTGTACTGTAATATCTTTATTAGGAGCAGAAAAATCATGGTTTCTTCAAGCCCATGCAAGAAAGAACACTATTTTGTCCATACCTCCTGGGATAATCTACAACAGttgtgtaaaaataaaaaaatcccaTGTAAGAATTCCAAGAATAGCTGTTACCAAAGTACAAAGTATATGGATGTAACAGTTTGTCAGCTACTTGAGGGTGAACTGTTTCCTTATTGTGAATACACATctgttaaaaaaaggaaaaaggtggtCATCTCCTGCAAAAAGCTGAGAGATGCCACTTCCCTTTTCCCTGATTCTGTGGAAGCAGTTGTTGACTAA